Within the Terriglobia bacterium genome, the region TCCCCAGCGTCGGCGCCGAGGTCTCGCTCTTCATCCACACTCACGTTCGCGAAGACGCGCTTGCGCTCTACGGCTTCCTGCGTGCGGAGGAGAAGCAGTTATTCGAAAAGTTGATCAACGTCAGCGGCATCGGCCCCAAGCTGGCCATCACCATCCTGAGCGGCATGCCCGCCGAGGATATGGTCTCCGCCATCCGCGGCAACGACGTCGCCCGCCTCACCCGCATCCCCGGCATCGGCAAGAAGACCGCCGAGCGCATGGTGCTGGAGCTGCGCGACAAGCTCGACGCTTTCGCCGCTCCTCCCGCGCGCGCCGCCTCGCCGGTCGAGGACGACGTCCTCAGCGCCCTGCTCAACCTCGGCTACCAGCGCTCCGCTGCCGAGAAGGCCACCGCCGCCGCCCGCGCCAATGGAAAAAGCGCCTCTTTCGAGACGCTCTTCAAGCAAGCCCTCTCCGCCATCAACCGCTAGGTTCATTTGTGTCATCCTGAGCGGAGCGAGGCGCAGCCGAGCGCAGTCGAAGGACCTCTACCTTCTTCCGAGATCACCGGCTCAACTGCTCTTCCTCTGTGCCCTTCGTGCCTCCCTTTGTGTCCTTTGTGTTTAGGTCTTTCTTCGCAACAAGAAAAATGCCCGGGCTCTCACCCGGGCTCTTCACAATTACCAATTACCAATTTCAAATTACCAATTAGAAATCCCTGAGCGTCGCCTTGTGGACTTTCTGCCGGAAATCCTCTCCCTGCATCTCCACCAGCTTGCACATTTCATGCAGCCGCCCAGTCCCGCAGGGACGGTATACGTTAGCCCAGCACGGAAGTGCTGGGTAGGTTCCCATTTAGCAGCGAGAGTCCCTCAGGGACGGCACATTAACGAAAGCTGGCAGACCGGTACTTCTTCCGGAAGTCGTCTCCCGACATTTCGACCTTCTTACACATTTCATGAAGACGAGACCGTAGGCGTTCTCCGATCCGGTCGCCTAGCGATCCCTCCCGTGCCGCAGCTTTTGCAACCTCCGCATCGGAAACGCTACCGCTCCTAGCCTTTGCCGCTGGCTGGTCGGGGAAGTTTGTGGTGATGATCGTCGTCAACTTCTCGTTGTACCGCTGGTTAAGAATGTGACTGACCGTATCCCAGACCCACTCCGTCGGTTTCACCGCCCCTAGCTCATCCAGCAACAACACCTCGGCGCCAAACACCGGCTGGAGCACCTGCATCTCGGTCGTCTGTACCTGAGGGTTGAAAGAGTTCTGGATCTCCTTCAACAGCTCGCGGTAGTCGTAATAAAGACCGAGGACGCCCTTTCTCCGGATCAGTTCCTTGAGGATTCCGACGGCTAGGTGGGTCTTCCCCACGCCGATGTCCCCGATGAAGAGCAGGCCCATGTGCTCGTCGAGAGGGTATTCCTCAACGAACTTCTCCGCCATCACCCTTGCCTTCTGCTGGCTCGGGTGCTGGCCCGGGAAATCGGTCGCGTAATTCGTCAACTCGCAATGCTCGTACCGCGCCGGGATCCGCGCACGTTCCAGCAGCTTCTGCGCCCGCGCGCCCACTACGCAGTCGCAGCGGGTCACCCGCCGTGCCCCGCCCGACTCACCGGGGCCCCCGGCACGCCCGGTGTTGGCGTGCTGGGGTGTCTGGATGTCTTTCCATCCCGTCCCGCCGCACTGCGGGCACACGGCTTGTTGGGGAGTGCTCACGTCTGATTTCCTTCCGGCTGGAACTCTGAATCTACTCCCGGTCCCGTTCTCTCGCAACCGGGACCACCTCGAACAATTGAGAAATTGAGTAATCGGGTAATTGGGTGATTGAAACCATAGCCTCGTGCCCCTCCAATTACCCAATTACTCAATTACCCGATTACACAATGCCCGGAGTCCCGCATTTGGCGCGGAATTCCACAGTTTCCACACTTGACATCCTCTGCCCCCGGGCGCTTAATAGGCCCCCGACACTGGCGTCGGGCCACGGCCTGCTCCCATTCTCCGCCGCACGGCCCCCGCCCTGGAGCGAGTACATGAACAAAGCCGATCTCGTTGAACGCGCCGCTGCTGCGGCCGGCATCACCAAGTCCCAGGCCGGCACTGCCATCGACGCTTGCGTGGAAGGCATCACCGCCTCCCTCAAGAAGGGCGACCGCGTCACCCTCGTGGGCTTTGGCACCTTCTCCACCTCGTCCCGCAAGGCCCGCACGGGACGCAATCCGCAAACCGGCAAGCCCATCAAGATCGCCGCCAAACGAGTGGCGAAATTCTCCGCTGGCGCTGAGCTGAAGAAATCTGTCAACAAGAGGTAAGGATCTGGGGATCCATCCAGGATGGCAGGGCATACGCTCTGCCTTTTTTTCCGTGTCATCCTGAGCGAGGGTGCGCCGCTTTTGCGCACCCGAGTCGAAGAACCCTACCCCCGACCGACGCCTCCCCATATGCCGGAATCCGCGCCAGCCAAACTATTCAACGGTGTCATTCTGAGCGAGGGTGCGCCGCTTTTGCGCACCCGAGTCGAAGAACCCCTACCCCAGACCGACGCCTCCCCATTTGCCGGATTCCGCGCCTCTCCTGTAAAATAAATCTTTTGCACAGAGAGGTTTGAAGTTCCATGAAGGCTGGCATCCATCCCGCTTACCACGAAGTCCGCGTACACTGCGCCTGCGGCAACACCTTTACCACCCGCTCGACCCATAAGGGCGAGATCCACCTGGAGATCTGCTCCAACTGCCATCCCTTCTTCACCGGCAAGCAGAAGCTCGTGGACACCGCCGGCCGCGTCGAGCGCTTCCGCCGCAAATACGCCAAAGTCGAACAGAAGTGACGCCGTTTGCCGGGCGTCTGAGCCCGGCGGTGTCATCCTGAGCGCCCCGCGCGAAGGACCTCAAAGTAGCCCGCGCGCCCGCGCGCGGGCTCTTCCATTTCTGTCATCCCGAGCGGAGCGAGCGTACGCGAGCGCAGTCGAGGGACCCCTACCCTCGGCTGTTTTGTTTCTTTCCTCGTGCCTCCGTGTCTCCGTGCCTCCGTGGTGAATGAACGCTAGAATAGATATGAGGATGCGGAAGCACTGGACCACCCCGTCCCCCGACCGCGCGCCCGCCCAGGCGCCCGTGCCCTCGTGTGTTCGCTTGGGCTCCGTCGAGATCCGCCCCGCCACCGTGCTTGCCCCCATGGCCGGCGTCACCGACACCGTCTTCCGCCGCTTCATCCGTAACGTCAACCTGACGCCGCACCACGACGTCCTGCTCTCCGGCGAAAAATCCGGATGCGGCCTCATCATGACCGAGTTCACCTCCGCCGACGGCGTCATGCGCGCCAAGGACAAGAAGGCCAAGCGCTACCTGCATTTCTACGAAGACGAGCACCCCATCTCCGCGCAGCTCTTCGGCTCCGACCCGCAGGTGCTTTCCGACGCCGCCAGGATGGTCGAGGGCCTCGGCTTCGACCTGGTGGACCTGAACCTCGGCTGCCCCGCGAAGAAGGTCGTGAAGTGCAACGGCGGCTCCGGACTGCTGCGCGACTTGCCGCGCATCGGCGAGATCTTCAAGGCCGTCCGCGCGGCGGTAACGATCCCGTTCACCGTGAAGTTCCGCGCCGGCTGGAACGACGAAGAGATTATCTGCGTCGAGCTGGCGAAGGTGGCCGAGGACTGCGGCCTCGACGGCGTCGCTCTTCATGCCCGCACCCGCGAGCAGGGATACGCCGGCGCCGCGCGCTGGGAGTGGATTGCCTCGGTCAAGGACGCGGTCAAGATCCCGGTCATTGGCAACGGCGATATCCGCTCCCCCGAGGACGCCTGCGCCATGGTCGCGCAGACTCGCTGCGACGCCGTAATGATCGGCCGCACCGCCTCCTCGAACCCCTGGATCTTCCGCCAGATCGCCCAGTACACCGCCACCGGCCGCTACGACGTCCCCGCGGAGGCCGACCGCTACCAGATGATCCGCACCTACTTCGGCATGCTGATCGACGAAGGCTTCCCCGACGCCATCGGCAAGATGAAGCAGTTTGCCTCCTGGTTCACCCACGGCGTGCCCGGCGGCGCCGCCCTGCGCAAAGGCATCTACGATTCCCGCACCCCGGAGGCCGTCATCGAACAGGTGGACCGCTTCTTCGAGCCGCGCCTCACCTCGCCCGCTCCCGCTGGTCATCCTGTTCTTCCGGTCTAACCAACCATTGCACCTGTCTTCCTGAGCGAGGGCGCACGCCCGAGCGAAGTCGAAGGGACCCCTACCCCGTCCCAGAATCTGCAATCTGAACTCATCGATTCGGCCTCCTTGCGCGGTTTCGCAACCGTGAACTCACCCTGGCCGACGACTGACGACTGCCGACTGCCACGCCCGCATTTCCCTTCCCTCTCGCTCCCGCTTGGAGCACAATCCGCCCAGCACTCGGCCCACCATCGCTCTTCGGGAGGTGCACATGGCGCGACGGCGCGAAGACCGCATTAAGGCCGAACTCCAGGTTCGGGTCTGGGGAATGACGGCAGAAGGCCGGCCCTTCAACGAGCACCTCAAGACGCTTGACGTCAGCCGCTTCGGCGCACGCATCGCCTGGTCGGCCTGTCCTCTGAAGCTGGGCGACATTGTCGGCGTGCAGTACCAGTCCGAGAAAGCGCGCTTCCGCATCGCTTGGATCGCGGCCAATAAATCCGAGTTCGGCGTTGCAGTTGCCGAGCCGGGAAAATCCATCTGGGGACCCTTGCCCACACCGGCCGCATCCGTCTCGTCACTTCGCGCGGCTTCAGCTCCGCCCGCCGCCGCACCTGCGCCCCCCGCCCCACCGCCGCGCCAGCAGGAGCGCCGTCGCCACCACAGGTTGCCCTGCCAGGGCGGGGTGCAGATCCGCATGCCCGACGGCTCGACGATCTGGGGGACCCTGTCCGATATCAGCGAAGGCGGCTGTTACGTCGAAACCGCCGGCGCCCTCACCATGGGTACCGAGTCGGAACTGACTTTGAAGGTCGCCGACATGGAACTCCGCTGCCGCGGAAAGGTCCGCACCTCCCACCCGGGGATCGGTGCTGGGATTTCCTTTACCTTCCTCAGCGCCGAGGCTCGCAAGCAGCTTAACCAGTTGCTCGATGTGCTGGTGGGGGGCGCCACCCCGGCCGAGGCTCCCGCCCCTACGGTCGAGGGAAAGATTGATATCACCAGCCGCGTCTATAAGAGCGCCGAGGAACTCCGCGTCCTCGAGACTCTCATGCAGAGCAACACGGCCGATGTCGACCCGCGCATTCTGGCCGAGTTCAGGAACGCGGTCGACCACGCCCGCCAGGCCGCCTGGGCCGTCCAGACCTGGATCGAGTTGCGCAAACAGAAGCGCGACCCCTTCTCGCTCATGCCCCTGGTCGAGAAGCGCCGCATCCGCCATGCCATTTTCCTCATGCAGGAGCTATTAATGGACTACCAATCCCTCGCCGTGACCGTCGAAACAGAAGGCTTCGGGGACCTGAAGAGGGCGGTCACCGATTTCCACCGCGCCATCGAGAAGTGACGTGCGGCGAGCGCCTTCAACCAGCGCTTGTAGCACGGCCGCCCTCGGCCGTATGCGAGTAGCCCGGAACCTCGGTGCCGGCTGGATCGCAAGACCGGGATTTGAGTCCCGCAGGGATGACTGAGATGAAAACTCTGATTGCCTTATTTCTTTTCGCCACTCTCGCCTTCGCGCAACACTCCATGCACGACCACTCCGCCGACGTGAAACAACACGGCGCCGAGGCCATGGGCTTCGACCAGGACAAGACCACGCATCACTTCGTTCTCACCAAAGGCGGCGGCTACGTCCAGGTCGAGGCCAACGACCCCAAGGACGACACCAACGTCAAGCGCATCCGCGTCCATCTCACCGCGCAGGCCGGCAGATTTTCTGCCGGCGACTTCGGCGCTCCCGAGCACACTCACGGACAGGTCCCGCCCGGTGTCCCCACCCTGCAAAAGCTCAAGTCGCAGATCAAATACGTCTTCGAGTCCCTGCCCCGCGGCGGCCGCCTCCACATGACTTCCTACAACCCCAAGGCCATCGCCGCCATCCATGATTTTCTGAGATTCCAGATCAGCGATCACCACACCGGCGACCCGACGTCCGTGCAATAGGCTTCTATAGGCTTGTATTGGTGTCACCCTGAGCGAGGGCGCGTTACGCGCCCGAGTCGAAGGGCCCCTACCCTCGCTCACAACTCATTTTCGCGTGCTATAATAATTTCCAGTTCTGCTCCGCATAACAGCTTGAAATTGCAGCTACTTACACGAAATCGCGACGCGTCGGAAACATCCGCCGCGGTGGCTTCCCGTGTGCGCAGCTACAAGCGGAAATTTCACCTCAGTCTCAGCTTTTCTGAGTACTGAGTACTGAGTACCTCTTATGCCAGACGATCAGAACCCGCAGCTTCCCCTGAATCCCCCCGGTGATGATGGCAAGACTCCGCCGCAAGGTCCCGGCGCCGCCAACATTCAGCCCATCAACATCGAAGAGGAGATGCGGCGCAGCTATCTCGATTACAGCATGTCTGTGATCATCGGCCGCGCTCTCCCCGACGTTCGCGACGGCCTCAAGCCCGTCCATCGCCGCATCCTTTACACGATGCAGTTGATGGGGCTGTATCCGAACCGCGCGACGCGCAAGTGTGCGCGCATCGTCGGCGACGTGATGGGCAAATTCCATCCGCACGGCAATCTGGCGGTGTACGACGCGCTTGTGCGGCTGGCGCAGACGTGGAGCATGCGTTATCCACTGGTGTTCGGACAGGGAAACTTCGGCTCCGTCGACGGAGATCCGCCAGCGGCCGACCGTTACACCGAATCCAAGCTGGGGGCGATCGCCGCCGCGCTGCTCGAAGACTTGGACAAAGACACGGTCGACATGCAGCCCAACTACGACGACAATGAAATCGAGCCCACTGTTCTGCCGACCAAGTTCCCGAACCTTATCGTCAACGGTTCGGACGGCATCGCGGTCGGCATGGCCACCAAGATCCCGCCGCACAACCTCACCGAGATCGTGGACGCCACCATCCTGCTGGTCAACGACCCCAAGACCCCGCTTCTCAGGATCCTCGAAGTCGTGAAAGGCCCGGATTTTCCGACCGGGGCGTACATCTACGGCAAGGGCGGGATCGCGGAGGCGTACAAGCACGGGCGCGGGCGCTTCATCATGCGCGCCAAGGCCGCCATCGAGAACCTGACCAAGGACCGGCAGGCGATCATCATCACCGAGATCCCCTACCAGGTGAACAAAGCGCGGCTCATCGAGCGCATCGCCGACCTGGTCAACGACAAGATCGTGGACGACGTCAGCGACATCCGCGACGAATCCGACCGCGACGGCATGCGCATCGTCATCGAGCTCAAGCGCGGCGCCCAGCCCGAGATCATCCTCAACCAGCTCTACAAGCACACCGCGATGCAGGAGTCGTTCTCCATGATCTTCCTGGCGGTGGTGAACGGCCAGCCCAAGGAACTGGGGCTGATCGCGGCCATCCAGCACTTCATCGATCATCGCGTGGAAGTGGTGCGCCGCCGCACCGCGTTCCTGCTGATGAAGGCCAAGGAGCGCGAGCACATTCTGGAAGGCTACCGGATCGCGCTCGACAACCTCGACGCCATCATCAAGCTGATCCGCGCCTCGCAGTCGCGCCAGGACGCCAAAGAAAACCTGCTCGCCGCGAAGTTCAAGATCACCGACAAGGAGATCGTCGAGAAGGCCGGCGGGCGCGAAGGCAAGCTCACCGCCAAGCAGGCCGACGCCATCCTCGATCTGCAGTTACACCGTCTGACGCGGCTCTCCGCCGACGAGATCCTGAACGAGCTGAAGGACATCCGCGAAAACATCGCGGAGTACGAATCCATCCTGGCCAGCGAGAAGAAGCTGCGCGGCGTCATCATCAAGGAGCTGGAGGAGATCAGGAAACAGTACGGCGACGAGCGCCGCACCCAGATCCTCGACGAAGCCGCCGAGATCCAGCTCGAAGACCTGATCCAGGAAGAGCAGGTCGCGGTCACGGTGACGCACACCGGCTACCTGAAGCGCACGCCCATCTCCACCTACCGCTCACAGCGGCGCGGCGGGACGGGGCGCAAGGGCGCCGGCGTCCGCGAAGAGGATTTCGTCGAGTACCTGTTCATCGCCTCCACCCACGCCTACCTGCTCATCTTCACCAACACCGGGCGGGTGTACTGGCTGAAGGTGTACGAGGTGCCGGACGTGGGCGCCGCCGGCAAGGGCAAGCACGTGTCGAACCTGGTGGCACTGCAGCCGGGCGAGTCGGTGCGCGCCATGCTGCCGGTGCGCGACCTCGAGGAAGCGGGCAAGCACGTCTTCTTCGCCACCCGCCAGGGCACGGTCAAGAAGACGCCGCTGGTGGACTTCAGCAACGTGATGTCACGCGGCATCATCGCCATCGGCATCGAGAAGGAGGACGAGCTGGTCGCGGCCGCCTGCACCGACGGCAACCAGATCATCTTCCTGGCCTCGCACGAGGGCATGAGCATCCGCTTCGACGAAGAGGATGTCCGCCCCATGGGACGTCCCGCCTACGGCGTGCGCGGCATGGACCTGGACAAGAAGGATTACGTCATCGGCATGGCAGTCACCGCCAAGCAACTGGCCAACGCCAATGGCAGCGGCAAGGCCGTCACCCGCGCCGAGACCAAGGCCAAGGCCGACGCCGCCACCGCCGCCGGCGAAGAGCTGCCCCCAGCCGACAAGATCCTCTCGGTCACCGAGAACGGCTACGGCAAGCGCACCCCGGTGGACGAGTACCGCCTGCAATCGCGCGGCGGCAAGGGCGTCATCAACGTCAAGACCACGGAGCGCAACGGGCGCGTGGTGTCCATCCTGCTGGTCAGCGACCAGTCGGAGGCCATGGTCATCAGCCAGTACGGCAAGATCATCCGCATCGACACCAAGGAGATCCGCGAAGCCGGCCGCTCCACCCAGGGCGTCCGCCTGCTCTCCATGGAAGGTGGGGACAAGGTCGCCGCCGCCGTCGTCATCCCCCCGGAGGAAA harbors:
- the dusB gene encoding tRNA dihydrouridine synthase DusB, which produces MRKHWTTPSPDRAPAQAPVPSCVRLGSVEIRPATVLAPMAGVTDTVFRRFIRNVNLTPHHDVLLSGEKSGCGLIMTEFTSADGVMRAKDKKAKRYLHFYEDEHPISAQLFGSDPQVLSDAARMVEGLGFDLVDLNLGCPAKKVVKCNGGSGLLRDLPRIGEIFKAVRAAVTIPFTVKFRAGWNDEEIICVELAKVAEDCGLDGVALHARTREQGYAGAARWEWIASVKDAVKIPVIGNGDIRSPEDACAMVAQTRCDAVMIGRTASSNPWIFRQIAQYTATGRYDVPAEADRYQMIRTYFGMLIDEGFPDAIGKMKQFASWFTHGVPGGAALRKGIYDSRTPEAVIEQVDRFFEPRLTSPAPAGHPVLPV
- the ruvA gene encoding Holliday junction branch migration protein RuvA, which encodes MIAHLRGRLLSKHPNQAVVDCAGVGYDVTISIPTFSGLPSVGAEVSLFIHTHVREDALALYGFLRAEEKQLFEKLINVSGIGPKLAITILSGMPAEDMVSAIRGNDVARLTRIPGIGKKTAERMVLELRDKLDAFAAPPARAASPVEDDVLSALLNLGYQRSAAEKATAAARANGKSASFETLFKQALSAINR
- a CDS encoding HU family DNA-binding protein, giving the protein MNKADLVERAAAAAGITKSQAGTAIDACVEGITASLKKGDRVTLVGFGTFSTSSRKARTGRNPQTGKPIKIAAKRVAKFSAGAELKKSVNKR
- a CDS encoding ATP-binding protein, with protein sequence MQTPQHANTGRAGGPGESGGARRVTRCDCVVGARAQKLLERARIPARYEHCELTNYATDFPGQHPSQQKARVMAEKFVEEYPLDEHMGLLFIGDIGVGKTHLAVGILKELIRRKGVLGLYYDYRELLKEIQNSFNPQVQTTEMQVLQPVFGAEVLLLDELGAVKPTEWVWDTVSHILNQRYNEKLTTIITTNFPDQPAAKARSGSVSDAEVAKAAAREGSLGDRIGERLRSRLHEMCKKVEMSGDDFRKKYRSASFR
- the rpmE gene encoding 50S ribosomal protein L31, whose protein sequence is MKAGIHPAYHEVRVHCACGNTFTTRSTHKGEIHLEICSNCHPFFTGKQKLVDTAGRVERFRRKYAKVEQK
- the gyrA gene encoding DNA gyrase subunit A, whose amino-acid sequence is MPDDQNPQLPLNPPGDDGKTPPQGPGAANIQPINIEEEMRRSYLDYSMSVIIGRALPDVRDGLKPVHRRILYTMQLMGLYPNRATRKCARIVGDVMGKFHPHGNLAVYDALVRLAQTWSMRYPLVFGQGNFGSVDGDPPAADRYTESKLGAIAAALLEDLDKDTVDMQPNYDDNEIEPTVLPTKFPNLIVNGSDGIAVGMATKIPPHNLTEIVDATILLVNDPKTPLLRILEVVKGPDFPTGAYIYGKGGIAEAYKHGRGRFIMRAKAAIENLTKDRQAIIITEIPYQVNKARLIERIADLVNDKIVDDVSDIRDESDRDGMRIVIELKRGAQPEIILNQLYKHTAMQESFSMIFLAVVNGQPKELGLIAAIQHFIDHRVEVVRRRTAFLLMKAKEREHILEGYRIALDNLDAIIKLIRASQSRQDAKENLLAAKFKITDKEIVEKAGGREGKLTAKQADAILDLQLHRLTRLSADEILNELKDIRENIAEYESILASEKKLRGVIIKELEEIRKQYGDERRTQILDEAAEIQLEDLIQEEQVAVTVTHTGYLKRTPISTYRSQRRGGTGRKGAGVREEDFVEYLFIASTHAYLLIFTNTGRVYWLKVYEVPDVGAAGKGKHVSNLVALQPGESVRAMLPVRDLEEAGKHVFFATRQGTVKKTPLVDFSNVMSRGIIAIGIEKEDELVAAACTDGNQIIFLASHEGMSIRFDEEDVRPMGRPAYGVRGMDLDKKDYVIGMAVTAKQLANANGSGKAVTRAETKAKADAATAAGEELPPADKILSVTENGYGKRTPVDEYRLQSRGGKGVINVKTTERNGRVVSILLVSDQSEAMVISQYGKIIRIDTKEIREAGRSTQGVRLLSMEGGDKVAAAVVIPPEETNGNGNGTPSLIQ
- a CDS encoding PilZ domain-containing protein; this encodes MARRREDRIKAELQVRVWGMTAEGRPFNEHLKTLDVSRFGARIAWSACPLKLGDIVGVQYQSEKARFRIAWIAANKSEFGVAVAEPGKSIWGPLPTPAASVSSLRAASAPPAAAPAPPAPPPRQQERRRHHRLPCQGGVQIRMPDGSTIWGTLSDISEGGCYVETAGALTMGTESELTLKVADMELRCRGKVRTSHPGIGAGISFTFLSAEARKQLNQLLDVLVGGATPAEAPAPTVEGKIDITSRVYKSAEELRVLETLMQSNTADVDPRILAEFRNAVDHARQAAWAVQTWIELRKQKRDPFSLMPLVEKRRIRHAIFLMQELLMDYQSLAVTVETEGFGDLKRAVTDFHRAIEK